Genomic segment of Streptomyces alboniger:
GCCGGATGTTGCGCAGCCCCGACTCCTGGAGGGCGGTCGCGAGGGCGATGGTCACGGCGCGCTCGGGCATCCCGCGCGTGGTGCCGACGGCGGCGACCGTCGCGGCGTTCTGCGCCTGCTCGGCCGTGAACTCGTACGAAGCGCCGTCGTCGTCCGCCGACACCACCGTGCACCGGGGTGAGGGCTTGCCCCCGTAGACGTACTGCACCGCCACATAGCCCGCGACGGCGAGCAGCACGACGAGCGCGGCCGTCAGACGGCGGGTACGGCCGCGCCGGAGGAAGGTGGGGGGCTCAGGCACGCGTCCAAGGTACTGGAGTCCACCGACAGGTCGGCCGACAGGTCGGCGGGCCGCTGGAGTTAGGGTCTTCCGTATGCCGCAGACGCCGCTTGACCTCACGCTGGACGCCGCCGAGCTGACCGCTCGCCTCGTCGACTTCCCGTCCCCGAGCGGTTCGGAGAAGGACCTCGCCGACGCCATCGAGACGGCCCTGCGCGGCCTTGCGCACCTCACGGTCGACCGGTACGGCAACAACGTGGTGGCCCGTACGAACCTCGGCCGCGCCGAGCGGGTCGTCCTCGCCGGCCACATCGACACGGTGCCGATCGCGGACAACCCTCCGAACGTGCCGTCCCGCCTGGACGAGGACGGGGTCCTGTGGGGCTGCGGCACCTGCGACATGAAGTCGGGCGTCGCCGTCCAGCTGCGCATCGCGCAGACGGTGACCGAGCCCAACCGCGACCTCACCTTCGTCTTCTACGACAACGAGGAAGTGGCCGCCCACCTCAACGGCCTCGGACACGTCGCCGAGGCGCACCCGGACTGGCTGGCGGGCGACTTCGCGATCCTCCTGGAGCCGACCGACGGCCAGGTCGAGGGCGGCTGCCAGGGCACGCTGCGGGTCCTGCTGAGGACCAAGGGCGTGCGGGCGCACTCCGCGCGCGCGTGGATGGGCTCCAACGCCATTCACGCGGCCACTCCGATCCTTCAGAAGCTCGCCGCGTACGAACCGCGCAAGCCGGTCGTCGAGGGCCTCCAGTTCCACGAGGGCCTCAACGCCGTCCGCATCGAGGGCGGCGTCGCCACCAACGTCATCCCCGACGAGTGCACCGTCACCGTAAACTTCCGCTACGCCCCGGACCGCAGCGAGGAGGAGGCCCTCGCCTTCGTGCGCGACTACTTCGCGGACTGCGGCGTCGACGAGTTCATCGTCGACGACCACACGGGCGCGGCCCGCCCCGGCCTCACCCACCCGGCCGCCGCCGCGTTCATGGCGGCCGTCGGCGGCGAGGCCCGTCCCAAGTTCGGCTGGACGGACGTCTCCCGCTTCAGCGCGCTCGGCGTGCCCGCCGTGAACTTCAGCCCCGGCGACCCCCTGCTCGCCCACAAGATCGACGAGCGTGTGAAGGCCTCGCTGATCCCCGAGGCGGAGGAGCGGCTGAGGGCCTGGCTGACGTCGTGAGCGGCTCCTGAGCGGCTTCGGAGCGGCTACTGGGCCGGACATACCGAGGTCCCTCGGGCGTAACCCGCGTAGACCTACGCTGTGGGGCACGCACGCATGGAGGGAGCAGACGATGACCAACCCCGATGCCAGCACGGACAGTGGTGCCCCCGCTGCCGGAAAGCGCCCCGAGGAGCAGCGGCTCGGCCCGGTGCTGCGCCGGCGCGACAAGGTGCAGGCAGGCACCACCGATCAGCGTCTCCTCGACTCCGACGGCCCCTCCGAGTGGGTGCACACCGACCCCTGGCGGGTCCTGCGCATCCAGTCCGAGTTCATCGAGGGCTTCGGCACCCTCGCGGAACTCCCGCCCGCCATCAGCGTCTTCGGCTCGGCACGCACCCCCGTGGACTCGCCGGAGTACAGGGCGGGGGTGGAGATCGGCAAGGCGCTCGTGGAGGCCGGCTTCGCGGTCATCACGGGCGGCGGGCCCGGCGCGATGCAGGCCGCCAACCAGGGTGCCGTCGAGGCCAAGGGCACCTCGGTCGGCCTCGGCATCGAGCTGCCCTTCGAGCAGGGCCTGAACCCTTACGTCGACATCGGCGTGAACTTCCGCTACTTCTTCGTCCGCAAGACGATGTTCGTGAAGTACGCGCAGGGGTTCGTGGTGCTGCCGGGCGGCCTCGGCACCCTGGACGAACTCTTCGAGGCGCTCACCCTCGTACAGACCCGCAAGGTCACGCGCTTCCCGATCGTCCTCTTCGGCTCGCGGTACTGGAACGGCCTGATCGACTGGCTGAAGAACACGGTCATCGCCGAGGGCAAGGCCTCCGAGGCCGATCTGCTCCTGTTCCACGTCACGGACGACGTCGACGAGGCGATCTCCCTGGTGACCAAGGAAGTCGCGAAGTAGAACTCCCCGAGGAGGAGACCAGGCAGCTCCCCGGCGGTCGCCCGCCGGGGCGCGGTCGTCTCAGGCCAGCCCCCGCCGCGCCACGGCGGGCGCACGGTGCCCCGCGATCGTCGCGACCATGACCATTTCTCCCTGCCGTCCTCGCACCGCTCGGCGCTGGGGCGCCTCGCGGGCTTCGCCCGGCTGTGCCGGACTCCGTCCGGCTGCCGGGGGCGGGGCGGGGTTCGTCAGGCCAGGCCTCGTCTGGCGACGGCGGGTTCTCGATGACCCGCGATCGTCGCGACCATGTCCAGCACCTGCCGGGTCTCCACGACCTCGTGTACGCGGTAGACCTGCGCGCCCAGCCATGCCGAGACCGCCGTCGTCGCCAGGGTGCCGATCACGCGTTCCTTGACCGGCCTGTCCAGGGTCTCGCCCACGAAGTCCTTGTTGGACAGGGAGACCAGCACCGGCCAGCCCGTCTCCACCATCTCGCCCAGCCTGCGGGTGGCTTCCAGGCTGTGCCGGGTGTTCTTGCCGAAGTCGTGGCCCGGGTCGATGAGGACGGACTCGCGCGGCACACCCAGTTCGACCGCGCGTTCGGCCAGACCCACCGTCACGCGCAGGATGTCGGCCATCACGTCCTCGTACGTGACCCGGTGCGGCCTCGTCCGCGGCTCCGCGCCGCCCGCGTGCGTGCACACCAGGCCGGCCCCGTACCGCGCGGCGACCTCCGCGAGCTTGGGGTCGACGCCGCCCCACGCGTCGTTGAGCAGATCGGCACCGGCCTCGCAGACCGCCTCGCCGACGTCGTGCCGCCAGGTGTCGACGCTGATCACCACGTCGGGGAACCTCTTGCGCACCTCGGCGACGAAGCCGACCGTGCGGCGCGCCTCCTCCTCGGGCGTCACCTCGTCGCCGGGGCCCGCCTTGACCCCGCCGATGTCGATGATCGCGGCCCCCTCGGCCACCGCCTGCTCCACCCGGGCCAGCGCGGGCTCGTCGCGGAAGGTGGCGCCCTGGTCGTAGAAGGAGTCCGGGGTCCGGTTGACGATCGCCATGATCACCGGCTCGTGCGCGTCGAACTCGCGCCTGCCAAGCCTGAGCATCCCCTGTGGCCCTCCTGGGTCCTTGTCGCGGTTCGGCCGCCTGCGACCTTAACCGTCAAAGGCGCATGGCACGATCGGACCCCGGCAGTTTCAGCACGGGCAGTCGAGCGTGGGGGCCTGAAGACATGGTCTTGTTCTTGTTCCTGGTCATCGTCCTCGTCGTGGTGGTCGGCGCGGTGACCCTCGCCGTGGTCGGCGGCGGCGAGAGCGGAGCCCTGCCCGACGCCGCGCCCGAGCGGTTCACCGATCCGCTGCCCCTGGACCGGCCGCTGCGCCGGGCCGACGTCGACGAGGTCCGCTTCCCGACGACGCTGCGCGGCTACCACATGGACGACGTCGACGACGTGCTCGGCCGCCTCGGCGCCGAGCTGGCCGAGCGCGACGCCCGCATCGCCGAACTGGAGGCGGCCCTGGCGGGCGCCCAGGCCACGGCGGTCGCGGGCCCGGCCCTCCTGGAGGGGTACGAACAGCACGGGGCCGAGCACAAGGGGAACGAGGGAGGCGACCAGTGAGCGGCGAGGCAGGCGCCCTCGCGGGCCCGGACGGCGGCCTGCGCTGTCCCTGGGGGCTGTCCACCGAGGACTACATCGCGTACCACGACGAGGAATGGGGCCGCCCGGTCCACGGCGACGACGCGCTCTACGAAAGGCTCTGCCTGGAGGCCTTCCAGTCCGGCCTCTCCTGGATCACGATCCTGCGCCGCCGCGACGGCTTCCGCGCCGCCTTCGCCGACTTCAGGATCGCTACGGTCGCCGGGTTCACGGACGAGGACCGGGCGCGGCTCCTCGCCGAC
This window contains:
- the folP gene encoding dihydropteroate synthase; the protein is MLRLGRREFDAHEPVIMAIVNRTPDSFYDQGATFRDEPALARVEQAVAEGAAIIDIGGVKAGPGDEVTPEEEARRTVGFVAEVRKRFPDVVISVDTWRHDVGEAVCEAGADLLNDAWGGVDPKLAEVAARYGAGLVCTHAGGAEPRTRPHRVTYEDVMADILRVTVGLAERAVELGVPRESVLIDPGHDFGKNTRHSLEATRRLGEMVETGWPVLVSLSNKDFVGETLDRPVKERVIGTLATTAVSAWLGAQVYRVHEVVETRQVLDMVATIAGHREPAVARRGLA
- a CDS encoding DivIVA domain-containing protein, giving the protein MVLFLFLVIVLVVVVGAVTLAVVGGGESGALPDAAPERFTDPLPLDRPLRRADVDEVRFPTTLRGYHMDDVDDVLGRLGAELAERDARIAELEAALAGAQATAVAGPALLEGYEQHGAEHKGNEGGDQ
- the dapE gene encoding succinyl-diaminopimelate desuccinylase, which codes for MPQTPLDLTLDAAELTARLVDFPSPSGSEKDLADAIETALRGLAHLTVDRYGNNVVARTNLGRAERVVLAGHIDTVPIADNPPNVPSRLDEDGVLWGCGTCDMKSGVAVQLRIAQTVTEPNRDLTFVFYDNEEVAAHLNGLGHVAEAHPDWLAGDFAILLEPTDGQVEGGCQGTLRVLLRTKGVRAHSARAWMGSNAIHAATPILQKLAAYEPRKPVVEGLQFHEGLNAVRIEGGVATNVIPDECTVTVNFRYAPDRSEEEALAFVRDYFADCGVDEFIVDDHTGAARPGLTHPAAAAFMAAVGGEARPKFGWTDVSRFSALGVPAVNFSPGDPLLAHKIDERVKASLIPEAEERLRAWLTS
- a CDS encoding TIGR00730 family Rossman fold protein, giving the protein MTNPDASTDSGAPAAGKRPEEQRLGPVLRRRDKVQAGTTDQRLLDSDGPSEWVHTDPWRVLRIQSEFIEGFGTLAELPPAISVFGSARTPVDSPEYRAGVEIGKALVEAGFAVITGGGPGAMQAANQGAVEAKGTSVGLGIELPFEQGLNPYVDIGVNFRYFFVRKTMFVKYAQGFVVLPGGLGTLDELFEALTLVQTRKVTRFPIVLFGSRYWNGLIDWLKNTVIAEGKASEADLLLFHVTDDVDEAISLVTKEVAK